AAAAATATATCTACTGTTCAGATATCATTTTTAGATAGCTTCAAAATGGTTGGCATTTATGCAGAGTGTTCAGTGCAAACAGCTGACTAGAAATCAGTGTCATTTCACAATGGCAGCTGTGCTTTCATCCCTCTGTAACCACATAAAGCATCTATAAAACAGCTTAGGGACACTTCCATTATTAGTTATAATAGCTGGAATATTCTAAAAACACTTGGACTTACTGCTGTATGGCTATAATGCAGCGCAGAATTaactctcaccgccaaagaaacacaagcaaacaacagagaaccaacacaaacgatgctgacaccaaatcctacatatattaaggaaaatagaaacatcgcctccccaccctccctcccatcccacccacctccttcccccttctctccctaatgtctcaacaatcaaaattgatctgtaaaaatgttacatggaaaaatgagagagacgttgtacacacttttgtaaaccaagaaaatctttaataataataataataataataataaatagttttctaaaaaagaaagctTTTCTGTATATCAGGAGGACTTATAACAAGCTAAACTCCTTATGCATAACAAGCAGCCTTCTAAGTTGTTGACTCTGCTGTGCCATAGCATTAGCACAATGGAGCCTTTGTTATACCCTCGGGGGCGCTATTTATGCACTGCACTGCCTTTCTGCATTTCCAGTGTTTGTTCATTCTCTGACACGGCATCTATGAAACCAGTGGAGTGCTGCTCTTTGGCAAATTCTGAAATGTGATGCTGAAAATATTTCACTTGTTTCATATTAATGCTCTTGTCTTATTTTGCTGAATTTGCTTTTGACTAGAGATGATGATGCTTTGGAGAAAGGCCTGAGAAGAACATGCCTGCCTTCTTGTTCAATCCAGTGTAGTTCCTCTGTTTCTTAACAACCTGCCTGTCAGGTTTAGAGTATTCTTCCTGGATTGTTGAATCTAGGTTCCAGTGGCCCAACTTCCTGTGTGCTGGTTTATGTTCATGCTAAACCTGCCATCTTCCTAGTGTCAAAACCCTGCCTTGGGAGGTGTGTCCAGTCCCACTTGATCATCCTTGATTTGAGGTTAAATGTCTCACGCCCTGTCAACTCATTTCCCTTAGTTTTACTTGGTTGAAAATAAGAATTATCTGCCTATTAACACCTGTCATCTTCCAAATATGATGGGCGACCTTTCCCCCTTGCAAGTGCATTTAAGATACCATTGTGATATTGTATGTCTTAGATTATTTAGTGAGGAAGCTGCTTTTATTTCTATATGAAAccgtctctccccctcccccacttttctCTGTCCCTGATCTTAATTGAGCCTCTTAATTCCGAACCTGTTATTTAACCAGATACCTTGACAGTGCAAGGAGCAGCTGTCTCTCTGTGCTTGGCCAGTGGTTTATGCAGACATAGAGCAACAAAACGATTGATGAATTGACAGGTTGAATGCTGCAACTCAGTGACAGGGAGATAGATAAAGGTGACTGTAGGCAGCTGCCCTGGTCTGGGTTTCACTTGAAAGCGCTTACAGTTGTCCCTGCCGAAGAGGTGAGGTAGTAGTTGGGTAGTGGTGGCAAAAGAAATCTGGGAGTCCAGACTGTTAATCACACCTATAACGATGGAAGGGTTTGCAGCTCCAGAAAGACCTAAAATGAAATGGAGCTAGAGGAACCAGATTTGTATTCAGAACATATTTCCAGAAACCTTTTGTTGGATTTGTTAACTATACATATGggtcttatttattattatttatttaaaaaattatcttgCTTTTCAGCAATTATTCCCTCAAAGTGACTTATTAAAGGTAGAAATGTGGTGAAACATTAAAAGGGGTATGTGGGGGCCAGTTGCTACCCTCTCCCTGATTTTTCAAACTCCTCTATCTCTGTTAGCCCCATTTTAATTGGCGTAGAGCTGGGGCTAACTCAAAATGGCGTCTGCCACTATCTCACCAGTTCTCaagcagaaaaaagaagaagccttagTGATTTGCAAAGAGAATAAAAGCAGTTACAAATTAAGCTTGAGAAGTAAATTTATAACAGGGACATGTGACTACTTTGTGCTCTAGAGTTGTTTAAGAGCTTGAACTAATAACTGGATCTCAATATTAAATATGCTGTTCATTCAGTGGATATATTTCTCTTGTGTTACTTGTTTTTACCTCTGTGTGATGTCTTGTATTCAAGTTGCAACCGCTTTTGCCTTGAGTAGCACATAAAGCAAAAATTTCTGAAAGCATATTCCTCCAGAGTTTCTGGCTTGTTCATTGAGGtaaactttctctccccccccccccccgatattgtTAAATTTACTGAAACTCTTGTTTAAATGCATCACATTCTTTCTGTCAGTGCTGCAGAGTTCAGGAGAAGTAACTGTTCAAGAGGATAGAACAGGTTTTTAGAAGAATGTGCAGTTAGAGATGCATGATTGCAGGTTCTACAACACAACAGGGaagaatggatttttaaaaaagagatatgTCTTCTGGTTGGATGTCTTGATACTTACTGGTAGATGTTTAGTGCAGTAAGAACATATTTCTGGATGCATCTTAGCTTAATATTCTCTGCAGTACCAAAATGCAGCCTGTAGAGAGCACAAATCCGCTGTATGTATTTATTAAGTTCGTATATGCTATGTTTTGCAGAATGGGAATCCCCCGCTTGATTCCAGTGAACATTTTATGGATGAAGAAGGGAAACTTACTGACCAAGAAAGATCAAAAAGGTATATGTTGAATTGTAAAGTCAGAGATTGGGAGGGGTGTTTCTGtcttaaaattaaatctaaacccTCTGTTTCCCCAGATTTGAGAAGGTCTATACTCACACGCTATATTATCTGGCCCAAGTCTACCAGCACCTGGAGCTGATTGAAAAGGCTGCACAGTATTGCCATACCACCCTTAAACGGCAGCTTGAATATAGTGGCTACTATCCAGTAGAATGGGCTCTCAATGCAGCTACTTTGTCTCAGTATTATCTCACAAAGGTAATCACTTCAATGTTCTCTTCAGTGTACTTAATTTGTTAAGGTGCTACCATTGTCAGAGTTGCTATTTGACCAGCTTTCAAAAAGTTATCATTATCTGTGGTATGAGTCTTATTGGCAGGCATTGGGTTGCATCATCTTCCACACTAAGTTAATTACACTTAAGTTCCCTTTGAAATCCATGGGACTGAAAGTCATGACTAACTTCCTTATTGATTTTGTAAGTCAATGTTCTTTCCTAGCTTTGTTGGCATTTACAGATGTCAAACTCGCAGCCAAAAATATGAATAACAAAAAGGTCATGTTTCAGGAGAAGTAGATTACAGGAATTTATTCCTCAAATTTGTTATGATATGAGTGTGTATGTAAGGGTGGGAAGACTTCTTAGAAGACCTTTATGTGTTTGTCCTCAGCTTTCTTACTATACAGCACTGCCAGATTATATCATCAGATCCTTCAAAGAGCACGCATTTGGGCAAACACTTGGGCAACTGAATTATATCGTTCTTAAATATTAAGAGAAAAGTATCTTACTGTGTGTCAGGAACAAACGCCACCATATCTTCTCCTTACAGCAATGTTTCATGGAGTCCAGGCATTGTTTAGCAGCTGCCAGTGTCATCTTTGGCCAAGCTGGACAGGTGCCATCTGTAGAGGACAGTAAGTCATCTCATTTTAATCCTCACTGTAGTGGCTTTGAGTTATATGGGTTAGCAAAAATGTTGAattctcaaccattcctcataaagcctgctttccagaaccttgatcatcttggctgccttcctctgcagatgttccagcttgtcaatatccttcataaattgtggtgcccagaagtggacacagtactccaggtgtggtttgactagggaagaacagagtggtactatgacttcccttgaaaGGAACACTagacttctattgatgcagcctagaatagcattagctttttttactgctgcatcacactgttgactcatgttaagcttgtctACTAAGACCcttaaatccttttcacatgtattatcGACAGTCCAGGTGTCCCACTTCTTATATTTTTGCAGCTGCCTATAACCTGCTATAGCTTGTATTGGTAGTATACCTTGCTGtttcattttttactttttagGACTGTTAATGCTAGAAATGCTTAAACTATTTTAACTATGTTATGAAAACTGTGTTCTAAGATGTTCATTACACCCTGTTTCCCTGAATAGAAATTAAATGTCTCCCTGTATTTCCAGTAGAAATATATTGAAGCTGTTTGATCCCTGTTACAGTATGGAAAAGATTCAGGATTAGAAAATATTATGACCAAAAGTTAAACCCTCCTCCTTATAACCATTTAATAGATTCCAACTAATGCTTACTTGAATTCTGGGTAGTCCTTCAGGTAATTTTAAGTGGCTGACTTCTTTTCCCCCCTGGAGATGGCTTTTCAAAATCTAGCTGTCAACTAGCCTAATgaatattgtaatattttaaaTCAGATGAAACAGAACAAGATCAGCAAGACCTTCGACAGAGAAGAGCTGAAATTGCAAGGTGTTGGATTAAGTACTGCTTGAACTTGTTGCAGGGAGCCAGGAAATTGCTTGAGGTAATCAAGAAACGGAGTGCAAATAACCTTTTTAACATTTGCAGGAGTAActaaacacagtacagtggtaccttgggttacatatgcttctggttacagacgcttcaggataagaacagaaattgtgctctggtggcgcagcagcagcgggaggtcccattagctaaagtggtgcttcaggttaagaacagtttcaggttaagaatggacctctggaacgaattaagtacttaaccagaggtaccactgtagtcgtAACAGCTGCTAGTGGTGCTTGGACTCGAGGGTATAGTAAGTGTAAGTCACAAGGTTGCTGTGTGTACAGAGATAGGAACCAAAATCAGTTGAGTGCTGGAATCTCTGCTTAATTTTTAAACCTTCAAGCAATATTCTGCTTGGGCAGTAGAACACTTAATCTTGTGTTTGCCAGTTTTGACCATATCACCTTGATTTCATCATGGGCCTTGATGCTTTACTGATAGTATCCAAATGGTTTCAGTTCTAGGAGCTAGGTACATTACCTAATCAAGAAAGCAGAGTTTTCTTTGTTAAAGCTAGTCTGCCATTGGTGCATACTCTGTGTTTACACAGTTTTCCACTTCGACTTCTTCGGTAGTTTTCTACTTGCCTATATTGTCCTGTCAGAGTGGATATTTAGCAGTTGGGATAGGCAAGCAGGCAGGTATTCCCATATGTCCCAGTGGCCGTGAAGATTTCAGCATCTCGTTTATTAAAAAATCAGCTGTGTAATTTCCACTGCCTTGTTAGGTTTtccttaaattgttgttgttgttgttgtgcttatATACTGCTTTTTGTCCCAAGTGACcccaaagcaattttaaaaataaataagaaaatatcaTTATGAATCACAAAACACCATTAAGATAACAGTAAAATATTAGCAGCATACATGAGCTGTTGAGATTTTCAATTTGGGAAAGCAGTTCCTACTGTCTGATAACACAGTAGTATTAACAATGgataggaaaggaaaaagagaaccCTACAAGGAAATAAACCTGGCACCTAGGAGGTGTCAGATATATTGGGAGTGGTTTAACAAAAAGTTCAAGAATGACAACCACTTGCTGTGAAATACTTAAATGAAGTCAAGGAAAATATCTCAGGGTTACTGCTTGGAGAATTGTTGAAAACTCTTTAAAATGCCTCCTCCACTAAGTTGCTGCTATAAGCTCAGCTTGTGTTTCCATTGAATTatcaaaataaataagaataatatatGGAAGTACTAAATAATTTCTAGAAATCCAAAACATGTATTTTTCTGTCATGCAAACATAGGAGTAACAGAAGTTGCTACTGTGAACCTGATTAATTTATCAAATTGGCGGTAACTAGTTTTTGGACATCTCGTGGCAAAGTATTTCACACTGTGCGTTCTTGTTTTAGGACAACATTGGGGAGCTGGATCCAGACAGGCAGTCGGAGCTTAAAGCCCagcagaagaaagaggaggatgagAAGGAAGAGGACAGGAAGAAGGCTGTTCTGTTTGGAACTAGTGATCTGTGTGACTCTATTTTGGCCATGGAAGAAAAAGTGAGCTGTGTGTTTCCACTAGACTTCAATGAAGCTAGAGAAGTCTTCTTAGTGGGTCAGAATTATGTCAATGAAGCAAAAGATTTCTTTCAGGTAGATGGGTATGTCACTGACCACATTGAAATTCTTCAGGATCACAGTGCCTTGTTCAAGGTGCTGGCATTCTTTGAAGAAGATTATGAGAGGCGTTGCAAGATGCACAAGCGTAGGATAGATATGCTAGAGCCCATATATGCTGGCTTAAACCCTCAGTATTACCTTCTGCTCAGTAGGCAGCTTCAGTTTGAATTAGCTGACACCTATTACGAGATGATGGATTTAAAAGTTGCCATTGGTAATAAGCTAGAGGAACTTGACTCCCAcacaataaagaaaataaattctcTTGCTCAGATGGCCATGAAATACTATGAACTCTTTTTAGATTCATTGAGGAACCCTGATAAGATTTTCCCAGAGACCCTAGAGGAGGATGTCCTGCGCCCTGCAATGGTGGCCAAGTTCCATATTGCCCGCCTTTATGGCAAGTTTATTACTTCGGATGGCAAGAAACAGTTGGAGAACATGCAGACTTCGTTGGAATATTACTCGTTTTTGGTAGACTACTGTGAGAAGCACACAGATGCCGTCCAGGCCATTGAAACTGAGCTAGAGCTCAGTAGAGAGATGGTTGGGCTTCTCCCAACAAGAATGGAAAGGCTTAGAGCCAAGCTTTCTACATTCACTTAAACTCCTTCCTCCCGTGGAAATGTGCAATATTAACACAATCGCTGTCCAAAGAGGCAGTTTCCCTTATGGCAGTTGCCTTGTAGTCATCCGACATCTGTTGTGCGCTCCCACTGTGACAGGCAGCATAGAACCCGTATAAAATGGAAAACTGTCAAGTGTAGTAATTCTCCCACACTTCAATATTAAGTATACAGTGAATGGTCAACTGGTGCTCTGTATTGCTTGCTCCGTACTGACATGCACACCTTCCTGccttatttttctccttccactaCGTGGTCCAGTTTCCAACTGTAGTGCTGCTCTCCAACTGTTTCTTCCAAAAGGGAACTTTTTGAGTACATTGTGTTTACAGCCCAATCCATCCCCACAAAATAGAGACTTAGGTAGGTGGAATTTATTTTCCTCATTaacagttcctttaaaaaaacttaaCATATCTCTAATTTAATGGTgtcatatttatttttgtatatgttAGCTGTCCTCCTTTTGAATCCTGTTAAATAGGATCAATAAACAAACATGCCTGATTGCACATTCTCTTgccatctttttgtgtgtgtgtgtgtgtgtgttgtggcctGTTTGGCAGTAGAAACCTGTTCCAGTTTTTCTCCACAAGTTACAGCCTGAGTCTTTAATACATTCCAGCAACAGTCATACCACGGGTTGCGCATGTAAttcgttctggggtgccgtttgcaccccaaaatgTGCACAACCCGggcaccgcttctgcgcatgcgcgaactgcgtagaacgcttctgcgcatccacggACTgcgtggacatgcgcagaagcgtccgcaCTCCGggtttcacttccaggtttgtggagtGTGCAACCCAAACACCCGTAACACGGGATGttcgcaacccggggtatgactgtattaccaAACCATAGGCCAGGACTCTTGTTGGTTCTGTCCTAAAAGTGAAGTTTATATTCCCAACTGTAAGGACTAGAGTTGAACATTTAAAGACAATAAAAGCAAAGATTCTCTGGCTGCTCACATCTATGTTCAATGGCATATTCTCTTATTAATAGTGGTTTTTGAAAAGGAGAGGTGAAACTTAAGAAATGCCcaccatcctattctcacagtggccagtcagatatCTATGGGAAACTAGCATGTAAGGCATGAATACAACAGCATTCTTCCGCTTGTgatccccagaaactggtattcagaggcatactgcctctagcAGTAAAGTTAGAACCTACCTGTAagcatcatggctagcagccactcttccatgaatttgcctaatctattaaagccatccaagttggtggccatcgcagCTGCCTCTTATGTGAAGGAGtacttttgcctgtcctgaatcttccaacatggaGCTCCATTGGACAcccatgaattctagtgttatgagagagggagaaaaactttttctTACCCACTTTCTCCAAACCACACATACTTTTAAACACTTCTGTCatgttctcccccacccacatacttgccattttccagactaaaaagccccaaatgtaatCTTTCCTCATTGGAGAATTGCTCCAGTCCCTTGATCGTTTCTGGTTGTTCTTTCCTGaacattttccagctctacaatgtcTCTTTTGAAgtgtgaccagaactgtacataaTATTCCCagtgtggtcacaccatagatttgtctAATGGCCTTATGACATTGGCAGTTACATTTTCAACCTCTTTCCTAATGCTACCTTACATGGACTTTgccattttcacagctgctgcacatgtGAGTCAACATCTCCATCAAGCTGTCCTCTGCAaccccaaggtcttgttcctggtcagtcaaCAGCAGCTGAGACTCCCATTGGTTGGTTTTCCCCCCAGTGTGCATCACttacaccagcctttctcaaccttgggtccccagatgtttttggcctacaactcccatcacccctgaccactggtcctgcctgctagggatgatgggagttgtaggccaaaaacatctggggacccaaggttgagaaaggctgacttGCACTAAAATATACCTGCTATTTTACTATCATTCACCCAATTTGGAGCGCTCCCTTTGGAGTTACTTtcaatcactttttttttaacatccaAAGCaatttggccacctcactgctcaccctgACTTCTAGataattatataaaaaagcacaggtcccatcCAATACTAATCatttagggactccactttccCCATCCCCCGCATTAGGAGAAAAGTCccatttattcctgctctctgcttaCTGTTTCTTAACCAGTCATTAATCCACAAGAGGGCCTGTCCTCTTACTTCATGATTGTTAAGcgtactcaggagtctttggtgaggtacttCATCAGCAGCTTTTTGACATAAGTACACAATGTCTGATGGATCAACTTGTGTCAATATGTTTGTTCGCACTCAAGGAACAAGGTTTACtattgcagaagccatgctggttctgcttcgGTAAGACCAGTTCTATAGTCTTAGTAATTCTGCCTTTACAGTGCTTTAGCTTCCCAGCACAGATGCTAAGGTAAGTTGCCTGTAACTTCCTGGATCCCATTTGGGTTCCTGGTTAGGAGCTGAATCCTGGCTTGTTCAGCTCTTTGCACAAGAAGAGCAAAGCAGCTGAAAAGGGGCTCTATTCACCTGCATGCAAGTCACCACAAGCCCACCACAAGACAAGAATGAGCAACGTGTTTGCTGCAGCTTGGGCTGGATGTTTTTGATTTCGCAGTTCTGCCAGCAACTCATTTTTTTGTGTTACTAAATACAGTACCCTTAGGGAAATAGAATTGGGGACGGACGGACGCAAGGGCTGCCATCTTCGGTGTTCCTTGCATCTTGATGTGGGTGGGAGAGCTATGGGTAGACTTGAAGATCACATTACACTTCCATTCATCTGTCCCTCCTGTACGCAGTACATTAACcatttggggaaaaaaaacctattCAAGAGAAACACCATAGCAGCAGGATGCTAAAATTGTAAGTTAATTACAAGCTCACCATGGGTAAATATTGGTTGTAACAAGGCAGTGAGGTATAATTGGGGGAAACTATATATTTGATTTAGCATCCCTACAAACCCCCTCTCCCCTCTGTGCTCCTGCTGGTGCTACAATCT
The sequence above is drawn from the Lacerta agilis isolate rLacAgi1 chromosome 5, rLacAgi1.pri, whole genome shotgun sequence genome and encodes:
- the KIFBP gene encoding KIF-binding protein isoform X1; this translates as MAIPAEWASLCEKFRSAVNLSYVESKKDPETEPYRSKYSARELLEGIKQQLGSEEAEGSPGGAAGADERERQRAVALAAVEYELGVNHTDTQEYSAGEEHLVKCAQLLEPHRLSRECVSLYIQAQNNLGILWSERDNIKTAQTYLESAEALYNQYMKENGNPPLDSSEHFMDEEGKLTDQERSKRFEKVYTHTLYYLAQVYQHLELIEKAAQYCHTTLKRQLEYSGYYPVEWALNAATLSQYYLTKQCFMESRHCLAAASVIFGQAGQVPSVEDNETEQDQQDLRQRRAEIARCWIKYCLNLLQGARKLLEDNIGELDPDRQSELKAQQKKEEDEKEEDRKKAVLFGTSDLCDSILAMEEKVSCVFPLDFNEAREVFLVGQNYVNEAKDFFQVDGYVTDHIEILQDHSALFKVLAFFEEDYERRCKMHKRRIDMLEPIYAGLNPQYYLLLSRQLQFELADTYYEMMDLKVAIGNKLEELDSHTIKKINSLAQMAMKYYELFLDSLRNPDKIFPETLEEDVLRPAMVAKFHIARLYGKFITSDGKKQLENMQTSLEYYSFLVDYCEKHTDAVQAIETELELSREMVGLLPTRMERLRAKLSTFT
- the KIFBP gene encoding KIF-binding protein isoform X2, with the translated sequence MAIPAEWASLCEKFRSAVNLSYVESKKDPETEPYRSKYSARELLEGIKQQLGSEEAEGSPGGAAGADERERQRAVALAAVEYELGVNHTDTQEYSAGEEHLVKCAQLLEPHRLSRECVSLYIQAQNGNPPLDSSEHFMDEEGKLTDQERSKRFEKVYTHTLYYLAQVYQHLELIEKAAQYCHTTLKRQLEYSGYYPVEWALNAATLSQYYLTKQCFMESRHCLAAASVIFGQAGQVPSVEDNETEQDQQDLRQRRAEIARCWIKYCLNLLQGARKLLEDNIGELDPDRQSELKAQQKKEEDEKEEDRKKAVLFGTSDLCDSILAMEEKVSCVFPLDFNEAREVFLVGQNYVNEAKDFFQVDGYVTDHIEILQDHSALFKVLAFFEEDYERRCKMHKRRIDMLEPIYAGLNPQYYLLLSRQLQFELADTYYEMMDLKVAIGNKLEELDSHTIKKINSLAQMAMKYYELFLDSLRNPDKIFPETLEEDVLRPAMVAKFHIARLYGKFITSDGKKQLENMQTSLEYYSFLVDYCEKHTDAVQAIETELELSREMVGLLPTRMERLRAKLSTFT